A window of Gorilla gorilla gorilla isolate KB3781 chromosome 5, NHGRI_mGorGor1-v2.1_pri, whole genome shotgun sequence genomic DNA:
AAAGGGGTGGCGGTGTATGGTTCAGGAATGCTGAATATGGGAAGCAGGGGTGCTTGTGACCCTAATAAATTCCAAGTCCTCTTCCCTGCCACCTCCGGCTCTTCTTGTGTCCAAGCCCTCAgacccttccccacctcccccctcctttccctttcccgaAGGATTGTTCCCTTTCTCTGCCTGGTCTCCCAGGGCAACCCCCGCCGCCGGGTGTGAGAGGAAAGAGTATGTGTCACTGTGTATGCGTGACACTCCGGGTCTTTTTGGAGGGAGGGGTTCGTGCGTCACCCCTTTCCACTGGTTCTGCAGCACCAGTCCCCTCCCCCCAACTCCCTGGGTTCTTATGGTCCCCAAGGGTGATTTGTTCATGGCCCCATCTTGGTGTCCAGTCTGGCCTTGAAAGGGGGTCTTGGAACAGGtggccctcccccacccctctcctttctctgagtccccccctcccctttctctccaCCTTACAATAGCTGCAGCCGGCCTGGGGTCGGATGGGGGGGATTAGGGGAGGGGGCCAGGATTAGGGGAATGAACCAGCCGATGAAAGGGGCTGGAGAGAGCAggagggagggggctgggaagaggaggaggaaggggaggggggtcTGCGCTAATCGACTCTGGCGCCCACATAAGGACTGGCCACGGACTGAAGGAGAGGACAGGGAAGTAGGGGGGAACTGGGGTGGGGGGCGAGGGCACCCACTGCTGCCTTGTCCCAGGGACAGGCCACCCCCTGGCAGCCGCAGCCCAAGTCCGGGAGCCTCAGCTCGGGCGGGGACAAGATGCCCATCAGGGTCTCtaactgccccccaccccctcgcCCTGTATCCCTCTCATTCCCTACACTCAATGGGGATCGCTCTgccccttcctcttctctttcctccccaTCCCCTTCGTTTACTCTAGAGTCCTCGAAGAGGCTTCTGCCCACTTCCCACTCCAGACATTCTGCCCCTGTGTACCCCACCCACACACGCACCCCCCCTTCCCAATGGGAGCCCCATCTTGTGTATGTCCCTGTTTCCGCGTGGTGTCTCCATTCCCCCTTTCCTCCCGTgcgcctccctcccttccccgccCCGGGCCGCGGCTCCTGATTGTCCAAACGCAATTCTCGAGTCTATGGCTCCGGCCGAGAGTTGAGTCTGGACGTCCCGAGCCGCCGCCCCCAAACCTCGAGCGGGAGAGCGGGTCGGAGGGTCTAGGGAGAGCCAAAGCGGAGGGTGGAGGGAGTCCCCAGGGTGGTAAGGGGAATCCCGGGCACATCGGGACCTAGGTGTGTTCTCAGGACTAGAAGGCTAAAGCGGCAGATCTTTTGCAGCCTTTTTCCCCGGGATCCTGGAATGGGGGTTACGGAGAAGTGAGGGGGGTTGATCCCCAGAGTCGCCAGGGTACGCAGAGTCGGGGAGGTAGCCCTTTTCACGAGCCCTCTGTCCCCTCCTGGGGTCCCAGATATTCCAGGCCCCGCCCCCCCGGAGCTGAGGCCCCGGGTGGGGGCCTCTGGAAGGGAACCGAGGCTAAGGTTGTTGGCCGCGCGACGGTGCTGGGCCGGGGGCGGAGACCGTGGTTCCCTAAGTGGCGCAGAACTCCCGGGACGCAGGATCCTCACGCGGGACGAGCCCGTCCCGTGGGCGGGAGAACCGCGGCGTCCACGTCCCGTCCCACCCGCGCCGCGAATGGTGGGTGACGTCTCCGCCGGCGGGGGGAGCGGCTGTAGCGGAGGAGCAGGCGGAAGTGACGTAGGGCCCCAGCGCCCGGGCCatggcggcggcggtggcgggaGCTGCTGTCTGAGCAGCGGTTGCGGACCGAGCGAACTTGGTTGGCCCAGGAGCCCGGGCCTAGGGAGaggcgcggcggcggcgggagcGCGAACGGCTGGAGCTGGGTGAGGGGCAGTGCCGGCGCGGGGACGGGAGCGGGGGCGGAGAGGGGCGCTTCTGGAGGGGCGGGGTCTACGCGAGGGGCGGCCCCCCTGACGCCCTCCTCCCcttcaccccacccccagccttctTCGCCTTCTCCTCGGCTGTGGAGCCCTGGTGGGGGGTCTGCGCCCGGTCACCATGACGACGCCGGCGAATGCCCAGAATGCCAGCAAAACGTGGGAACTGAGTCTGTATGAGCTGCACCGGACCCCGCAGGTGACAGGCATTCTCCCTTTCAGGCTTACCCCCTCCCCCAAACCCTTATATCCACAGACCGCATCACACAGCTTCTTTTCCGTAATTTGCTCTATTCTGCCCTGCCTGGCCCTACCTTTGAATCACCTTAATCTTTCCAAAGCACTTTCGcgtttatctcatttaatcctcaaaacagccCTGCCAGAGAGGTGGAACaagtattattatcttcatttgaaagatcacaaacacaaaaattaccttcCCTGTTCCTCATTCAGTGTCATAAGTCAGTGCATATAAGACTCACTTTGGGAGTTTATTAAAAGCAGAGCTTCATGCCCCCCAACATTCTGATTCAGTAGTGAATTGGGTTCtcagaatctgaatttttaacagGCACCCTATGGGGTTCTAATACAGGTAGCAccaggactttaaaaaattttgttgaatAGTTTTTCCCAACCACAGATTTGTGCCATCTTCACTCCTAGGCCACTTAGCCACCTCAGATCCTCCTATTCCAAAGCTCCTACTCTTAGTTAATGGACACTAAAGTCTGTCTTTTCTCCAGTTGCTCCAAGTCATCAGTCCTTCTCTTTCTCAGAATTCTTGTCTCCTATAGAGACCAACATGGGTCTTATCACTGTATTTctcaaaattcttattttatgggCTGCTGTTTCTAAAACCCCTTTCCCTCTAACCCACACCACCTTTCTACTCACTGATGCCTTCAGGAAGCCATAATGGATGGCACAGAGATTGCTGTTTCCCCTCGGTCACTGCATTCAGAACTCATGTGCCCTATCTGCCTGGACATGCTGAAGAATACGATGACCACCAAGGAGTGCCTCCACAGATTCTGCTCTGACTGCATTGTCACAGCCCTACGGAGCGGGTAATAGGAGAGACATGTTTGAGATGAGATGAAGGGGTACAAAGTTAGGGCCCTCTCACTGGTCTTGGTTCAGCCTAGGCTTCAGTTCCCTTGACTGACCACTCAGGGCTTCCCTTCTCCTACCCCAGGAACAAGGAGTGTCCTACCTGCCGAAAGAAGCTGGTGTCCAAGCGATCCCTACGGCCAGACCCCAACTTTGATGCCCTGATCTCTAAGATCTATCCTAGCCGGGAGGAATACGAGGCCCATCAAGACCGAGTGCTTATCCGCCTGAGCCGCCTGCACAACCAGCAGGCATTGAGCTCCAGCATTGAGGAGGGGCTACGCATGCAGGCCATGCACAGGTGTGAGGGTCAGGAGAGAAGCAGAACTGGTGGGATGGGTCCGTGGGTCAGTCCTTGTTGCCTGCTAGCCTCTAAGCCTCGGCATCCTAGGAGCTGACCACAGACTGATCATTAGGGCTGGAAATCATGGGTGTAAATTGCAGTTTCTTAGTAAACAACTGGCCCTGCTATTCTTAAGAAAAatatagggctgggcacagtgactcatatctgtaatcccagcactttgggaggtgaggatgggaggatcacttgagcccaggagtttgagaccaccttgaaTAACatagggaaacctcatctctacaacaaattaaacatttagctgggcatggtggcacatgcctgtagtcctacctacttgggaggctgaggtaagaggatcacttgagcctgggaaggaagtggatgctgcagtgaaccatgatcacaccactgcacactgcactccagcctgctgggcgacagaacaaggccctgtctcaaaaaaaaaaaaaaaggaaaaatgtagttTACCCCTTGACTTTCTAGAAGTTAGAACAGTAGAGTGATTTTGAGAATAAGCCCCGGATTCATACTGCTGGAAGTTAAATCACCTCCTAGGCCAGCATCTCTCAGTCTTTCATGTGTATCCAGATTACCTGTAGATCTTCAGATGCAAACtgtgattcagtaggtctagagTTGGGCCCGAGAGTCTGCATTTCACAAGCTCACAGGGGATGTGTATGCTGCTACCGCACTTTGAGAGGTGACAGCCTATGATCActaacaagttacttaacctctctaagcctcagtttcctcagccatAAAATAGAGGTAATATAATTACCTGTGTCATAGGATTCATTGTATTAGGTAAGGGGATTGGTGCAAAACACTTAGTAGAGTGCTTAGCACattgtgtttaataaatattaggtatCGTCATTAGGATTTTTCTTATCTCTTAATTCTCTGAAGTTTAAAGTCTAAGCCCTTTATCCTGGATGCCTTCTAACCTTAACCACTTGCTTCTACAGGGCCCAGCGTGTGAGGCGGCCGATACCAGGGTCAGATCAGACCACAACGATGAGTGGGGGGGAAGGAGATCccggggagggagaaggggatggAGAAGATGTGAGCTCAGACTCCGCCCCTGACTCTGCCCCAGGCCCTGCTCCCAAGCGACCCCGTGGAGGGGGCGCAGGGGGGAGCAGTGTAGGGACAGGGGGAGGCGGCactggtggggtgggtgggggtgccGGTTCGGAAGACTCTGGTGACCGGGGAGGGACTCTGGGAGGGGGAACGCTGGGCCCCCCAAGCCCTCCTGGGGCCCCCAGCCCCCCAGAGCCAGGTGGAGAAATTGAGCTCGTGTTCCGGCCCCACCCCCTGCTCGTGGAGAAGGGAGAATACTGTCAGACGAGGTGAGGAGCCCTGTCTTTCCCCAGCCACTGAGAAACCAAAGATCACCTAGATTTCCATCAGAAGTGGGCTTTGCCCAAACCCAAAATACCACCCCAACCCAGAATCCATTTTGGAAAGCCCCTACCTCCAGTCCCCATCTGAGGCGCTCTGGCTCTAAGCCTGTCCTCCCTCCCATTCCAGGTATGTGAAGACAACTGGGAATGCCACAGTGGACCATCTCTCCAAGTACTTGGCCCTGCGCATTGCCCTCGAGCGGAGGCAACAGCAGGAAGCAGGGGAGCCAGGAGGGCCTGGAGGGGGCGCCTCTGACACCGGAGGACCTGATGGGGGTGGCGGGGAGGGTGGGGGTGCCGGAGGAGGTGACGGTCCTGAGGAGCCTGCtttgcccagcctggagggcGTCAGTGAAAAGCAGTACACCATCTACATCGCACCTGGAGGCGGGGCGTTCACGGTGAGAGCTTCTGAGGGCAGTGGtagaagaggggagaggagggagggtggTCTGGGCCACATAGAACCATGAGCCTGGTCTAACTCATCAGCACTCTTCCCCTATACATCCTCTATCTCTTTCTATGTCCCCTCTCCTTTCCCATCATCCATGTCCTTTTTTGCCTTATcccttttattattccttttttctttcctcctcccttgGTCACCTTTTGCCTctcattcatttccttttccatcttctccaactttcctctctcttttccccctctctcccttttACCCCCTCCTCAGACGTTGAATGGCTCGCTCACCCTGGAGCTGGTGAATGAGAAATTCTGGAAGGTGTCCCGGCCACTGGAGCTGTGCTATGCTCCCACCAAGGATCCAAAGTGACCCCACCAGGGGACAGCCAGAGGAAGGGGACCATGGGGTATCCCTGTGTCCTGGTCTATCACCCCAGCTTCTTTGTCCCCCAGTacccccagcccagccagccaacaAGAGGACACAAATGAGGACACGTGGCTTTTATACAAAGTATCTATATGAGATTCTTCTATATTGTACAGAGTGGGGCAAAACACGCCCCCATCTGCTGCCTTTTCTATTGCCCCGCAACGTCCCATCTATACAAGGTGTTGGAGAAGGTGAAGAACCCTCCCCTTCACGCCCACCTACCAACAACAAACGTgcttttttcctctttgaaaCCTGCAGTTCTGTGTGTCTGTTTATCAGGGgtgtacaagaaaaagaaaggaaaataggtTGGGGAGGGAGGCCTAGAAATAATGTAAAATCAGCCTTGGAAATAGGGAGAAAATGTCGGGTTATTGGAGATATGTCGTCGGAAACTCCAAATTAGCAAATATGTATGAAAATAGGAACCATCTATGAAGCTGGAAGAGAGGATAAAAAACAGAGGTGCCAAGTTAGACCCCAAACTTTCCCCCTAAAACCtgagtcgcccaggctgaaatcCAGGGTTTCAACACCAAAGGGAAAGCAGGAAAATGGCTCAAAAGAGAAAGGGATGTGTGTAGATGTGGGAAGGACCGTGATGTTTGGAAGTCACTGCGAGCAGCCGGTTTCTATAgctggaaagagggagggaggtggagaggaCTGCGGAGAAGCTCCCTGTTCGACATCCCAGTCCCCGGGCCACCTCCCAAAAAAGGGCAGGCTGGGCTGCAGACTCGGAGTGTGAGTGCACAGCCTTTGCCCGCCGGGGGGCGGGGCTGAGCGGAGGGAGGGCCGCCTGGGAACACTAGTTCTGCGCTCGTCCAGGCAGCGGCTGAGAGCAGAGGAGTGGGGGCATCAAGGAAAGCCGCGGCTGCCTTACTGGCCTCGAGTTCCGCGAGCGGGGCTGGGCACCAAGCCTGAGGCTGGGGGGACAGGGGCGCACGACTGCACTCCCGGTCCGGGGCAGTGCAGGTATTCGGGGAAGAGGAATCGCCTCTCCAGAACCGACTGCTGTTCCTTCCACCACCCGTAACCTCTCTGCCCCTCACTTCCTGTTTCCTCTGCTCTGGGTACCCCCAGCCCCTCTGGCCCCAAATTCCTCCCCCTTGCTCAGTTCTGTGTCTCACTGGCAGAGGAGCCGGCCGTGTTTCCCCCTAAAGCCCGCTTGGCCCTCCCAGTTCCGCAGCTGCGCGGCCCGCCCGCCGATCCCATGGCTCCCTTCTCCACCCTTGGGATTTCTCGTTTGTTCGCCTCCTCTCCGGTACCCTCAATCCCGTAGATGCAGGTGGGcatcctccagccccagcaaGTACTGCGGACCAGTTGGGCTGGCTGGCCCCTTTCCTGCAGAAGCAGACGACACCCACTTCTACCCTCGTAGGAGCCCCTTTCTACACTCACTTCCCTGGAACCCGTGATCCTGACTCCCCTCCTCCCGGACCCCAAGCATCCAGGACGTGTACGGTATAAGGGGAAGTTGTAGGGGGAGGCAGGTGGGCGTTGTTCCTGGAGTTTCAGGCTAGAGAAGCAGGTGGGGAGGAGTCGGGTGAGATACAGAGGTGGAAGCCAAAAGTCTGGAGTTAACCTGACTTCTCTTCTGGCTCCAGGGGCTGCCAGGATCGTCTGTCCTCACCCTCCTTGTCCTCCCCAGCCCTAACCACCCGGCAGCctcttctctgtctctgctgCCCGTCCTGCCTTCACTCTGAAACAGCCTGCCCCCTCCCGGGTCCCCAGTCCTCACCTTCGCCCCACACGCCCCCCTCTCTATTTATCACATTTCCTTTCGTGTCCCCCTAACCCCCATCGCTTGGTGCGAGTGCTCTCTTGCCCTCCTCTCCCCATGACTGAACCTCACAGACATGGCTGTTTATTTAGGTGACACCACGTGGGAGACACAGAGGAACCCATTTCCATCCTGGCTCCACTGGGGCATTTCCTTTCCAAGTCCTTCAGTCCCTCCCAACCAAGCCTATGTTACTGGGTCAGGCAAGGTGAGAGATACAAAGTATGCAAAAGAAAACGttactattttgttgaggaacAAGATACATGTGGAATAGTTGACAATGCAGAGGAACAGGGTAGAGGAAGGAGGGTTGATACAGTATTAGAGTCAGacaaacctgggttcaaatcGGCTCTGCCACTTACAAACTGAGCCACCTTGCACAAGGCACTGGGTCTTCCCTCTGTttcttcacctgcaaaatgggggaGAGTAACAGGTTGCCCTGAGAATTTAGAGATAATACAAGTAAAGTTACACGCCTAACAGATCAGTGGCTCTCCCAGTGTGGATCCCAgactagcagcatcagcatcgcctgggaacttgttagaaatgcaaattcttgggccccaccccagatctgCTGTTTAAGAAACTGGAGGTGGGGCCAGCAATTGCATTTTCCCAAGCCCCCAAGTGCTTCTGATGTTCACACAAGGCTGAGGACACTGAAGAAGATGCCCCACAAAATGTTACGGCCTTGCCTTATACTATAAAGAATGGCAAAGGGCCCGTGCGGGGGTGCTCTGTGACTcccaagcaggaggatcactgcaGGCCAGTGGGGAGGTGAGGAGCGGCCTCACAGAGGAGGTGGGACTGGGCTGGGGAAGGAAACAGAGAAGCCTTTCTGCAGTGGGTGAGGGAGATGGGGGGAAGCTCCCTCTCCCTTACCCTACCTACCACCCAGCACGATTTTACCTCTCAGGCTTCTCAGTCTCCAAAGCAGAGCAGACCATGTATCTGAACGCGGAAGCTGAGCTCTGGAGCCCAGAGCCTCAGGGCCCTGAGGGAAGGTTCCCCCAGGAGACCCCTGCCCAGGCAAGGCCTAACTCTGAGGGCCCTGTCCTTGCCTGGCAGCCCTCAACACCCTGGGAAGCTGCTCACAGGAGGCTGTGCTCTGGGCTTCTCCACCTTCACAGTCCACCTCAGCGACGAGGGAGGTGCCGCTGAAACCGCCAACCACTTCTTCAGTTGGGTGTGGGGCTTAGCCTCTcctctcccacctctgtctcctctgcttcctcctcccccatgctgctctcacctctctcccctctccctgcagGCTGGGAgcaaagggagaggaggaggagaagagaggacaGACCCAGCCGTATACCTACTATGGCACTCCTTTACCTGCCAGCTGTCACAACCAACCCTTCCCCAACTCCCCTACCCGGGACCCCCATCTCCACCCACAAATCCACTCAAATTTCCTGCCTGGAATGTGGAGTCTCTTCCCACTGCTTTCACCTCTCTCAGCACAGCCTGGGCAAGGGGCCCTTCTCCTCCCCCTAATATAGGAAGTACTTCAGCCAAGGGGCCCACCTGGCCCTGTACGAACACTTTCACACAGGTGATAGGCCCTAGTCCTGCAGAAAGTGTGGCCACAGCTCTTGCCACAGCTCACACCTGGCCCAGCACTGCGGCACACACCTGCCTGAACCCAATCACTGCCACCAGCGTGGCAAGGGCCTCTCCCCAGAGCTCCAGCCCGTTGCAGCCTGCCACTCTACACACAGGCAAGCAGCCTTATGTCTGTGCCACCTAAGCCTTCTTGTGGTAGATGAGGGTGCTGGCCCCCACTCCAACCTGCAACACCAGCAGCAGAACCATACCTGGGGGCGTCCCCATCACAGTGACCAGTGAGGCAAGGGCTATGGACATTGCTCAGGGCTGGTGCAGCACCAGCAAGTCTGCAGAAGCAAAGGCTGCAGGCATGGTTTCTGATACAGCCCCAGGCTGGTGCAGCATCACCAGGGCCACATCAGGGACAGGCTCTACTGCTTGCCTCTGTGGCTGTGGTTTCACTTGGAACACCCACCTGCCGTGACACCAGGCCTCATATGCGGAGAGGACTGAGATGAACACAGTGGGGAGGCAGGGAATCAGAGCCCCTGTGGCTGCATCACTGCCCCCAATCTGCAGTGCTCTATGAGGGTGGCAGGGCAGCCTCAGAGACAGACTTCCTCCACCTGTGGGAGGCATAACAGAGCAGAGCTCCACCCCCTCCCAGCCAGGGTGACCTTCAGAGCAACCATAAGGGGTAGCTCGAGTGTCTCGCCTGAACCCACTCAAAGCTGGAATGGCCAGGTCCACTTCACTCTAGACCAAAGTGCCAAGTCCTGAGGGAGCTCCCAAGCCAGGAAGTTTTCTCTGGAGAAGAATCCATACTTCTCAGGgtcttaaaaaattttgttttttatataaataagagGTCCTGGGGCACTTTTCCATCTCCTGTCCTCCATCGGAGAAATTTCACTAGGCTGTCTCAGACGTGCTGTTGTCATGGATGGATTAGACTACTTGGGACTTTCTTGAAGGGtcattttaaagagatagcttaggctgggcgtgatggctcatggctataattccaacactgtgggaagccaaggtaggtggattacttgaggccaggagttcaagaccagcctgaccaacatggcaaaaccctagctatacaaaaaacacaaaaattagcaaggcgtggtggcccatgcctgtaatcccagctactcaggaggttaaggcatgagaatcacttgaacctgggaggcggagtttgcagtggccgagatcacgccactgcactccagcctgggcgacagagtgaacctctatctcaaaacagaacaaacaaagaaaaaaatgcccttAAGagttcttttataaaaataaaaatagaaaaaaaaatagataacttaATTTCCAGAGATCTCCATGACAACCCCCTACCATCAAATCCTAGTCCCCCAACTAATCCCACCCAACCCCTAGAGGCTACTGAGTTCTTCCTGCCTCAGGTGTTCACACTACACCCGGCACCCCTATTTGATGAGCCATCTTCCTGTGCCTACTCCTTGCTTCACCAGGCCCTGTTCTTACGAGTTTACTGTTACTCTTCATGTTATAGGGTAAGTGAGACCTTATTCTTGTATTAACTTGCCCCAGAGTATACTCTTTGGAACTTGGCAATATTTCTCCCTATGATGTACCAAGGAGGTTGATTACTGACACATGCTAGAAGAAATTAAATACCCTTAGTGGTCAAAG
This region includes:
- the RING1 gene encoding E3 ubiquitin-protein ligase RING1; protein product: MVGDVSAGGGSGCSGGAGGSDVGPQRPGHGGGGGGSCCLSSGCGPSELGWPRSPGLGRGAAAAGARTAGAGLLRLLLGCGALVGGLRPVTMTTPANAQNASKTWELSLYELHRTPQEAIMDGTEIAVSPRSLHSELMCPICLDMLKNTMTTKECLHRFCSDCIVTALRSGNKECPTCRKKLVSKRSLRPDPNFDALISKIYPSREEYEAHQDRVLIRLSRLHNQQALSSSIEEGLRMQAMHRAQRVRRPIPGSDQTTTMSGGEGDPGEGEGDGEDVSSDSAPDSAPGPAPKRPRGGGAGGSSVGTGGGGTGGVGGGAGSEDSGDRGGTLGGGTLGPPSPPGAPSPPEPGGEIELVFRPHPLLVEKGEYCQTRYVKTTGNATVDHLSKYLALRIALERRQQQEAGEPGGPGGGASDTGGPDGGGGEGGGAGGGDGPEEPALPSLEGVSEKQYTIYIAPGGGAFTTLNGSLTLELVNEKFWKVSRPLELCYAPTKDPK